A genomic stretch from Erigeron canadensis isolate Cc75 chromosome 9, C_canadensis_v1, whole genome shotgun sequence includes:
- the LOC122581247 gene encoding signal recognition particle receptor subunit alpha yields MLEQLLIFTRGGLILWTCKELGNALRGSPIDTLIRSCLLEERSGAASYNYDIPGGSYTLKWTFHNELGLVFVAVYQKILHLLYVDELLAMVKREFSEIYDSKRMVYDDFDETFRQLRKEAEARAEEMKKSKQVMAKPVSNLGKKQGQQMQKSGFEGGNKKKSGGGETGKDGEDSDDNVKNGTLENGHSNGEVTSRGRVNGKENGNSNTNAGAFDVNKLQKLRSKGGKKANPVVNKVSKEEPKKKPTKKNRVWDDKPVETKLDFTDPVSENGDGHMAVAQVVEGESMMDKDEVVSSDSESEEEDEAETGKKEDSKKKGWFTSMFQSIAGKANLEKADLEPALKALKDRLMTKNVAEEIAEKLCESVAASLEGKKLASFTRISSTVQTAMEDALVRILTPRRSIDILRDVHVAKEQRKPYVVVFVGVNGVGKSTNLAKVAYWLQQHDINVMMAACDTFRSGAVEQLRTHARRLQIPIFEKGYEKDPAIVAKEAIQEATRNGSDVVLVDTAGRMQDNEPLMRALSKLIYVNSPDLVLFVGEALVGNDAVDQLSKFNQKLADLSPSPSPRLIDGILLTKFDTIDDKVGAALSMVYISGSPVMFVGCGQSYTDLKKLNVKSIVKTLLK; encoded by the exons ATGTTAGAGCAGTTACTGATTTTCACTAGAGGGGGGTTAATCCTCTGGACCTGCAAAGAGCTTGGAAATGCTCTAAGGGGATCACCAATTGATACGTTGATCCGATCATGCCTTTTGGAGGAACGATCTGGTGCCGCGTCCTACAATTATGACATCCCCGGGGGGTCGTATACTCTAAAATGGACGTTTCACAATGAGCTTGGGCTTGTCTTTGTTGCGGTGTATCAAAAGATTCTCCATCTTTTGTACGTAGATGAGCTTCTTGCTATGGTGAAACGTGAGTTTTCTGAAATTTATGATTCGAAACGGATGGtttatgatgattttgatgagacGTTTAGGCAGCTTAGGAAAGAGGCAGAGGCTCGGGCTGAGGAGATGAAGAAATCAAAGCAGGTGATGGCTAAGCCGGTTAGTAATTTGGGGAAGAAACAAGGACAACAAATGCAAAAATCAGGGTTTGAAGGAGGCAATAAAAAAAAGAGTGGTGGTGGGGAAACAGGCAAGGATGGTGAAGATAGTGATGATAATGTAAAAAATGGTACTTTGGAAAATGGTCATTCCAATGGGGAGGTGACTAGTAGGGGTAGAGTTAACGGTAAAGAAAATGGTAATTCCAACACTAACGCTGGAGCTTTTGATGTAAATAAGCTACAGAAGCTCCGGTCTAAAGGTGGGAAGAAAGCTAATCCTGTTGTAAACAAGGTTTCCAAAGAGGAACCAAagaaaaaaccaacaaaaaagaATAGAGTTTGGGATGATAAACCAGTGGAAACTAAATTGGATTTCACTGATCCGGTGAGCGAGAATGGTGATGGTCACATGGCTGTTGCACAAGTTGTTGAAGGGGAGAGTATGATGGACAAAGATGAGGTTGTCAGCAGTGATAGTGAAAGTGAAGAGGAAGATGAAGCAGAGACGGGTAAGAAGGAAGACTCGAAGAAGAAAGGATGGTTTACATCCATGTTTCAGAG TATTGCTGGGAAAGCAAATTTGGAAAAGGCAGATTTAGAACCAGCTTTGAAGGCTCTGAAAGACAGGCTGATGACTAAGAATGTG GCTGAAGAGATTGCAGAGAAACTGTGCGAGTCTGTAGCAGCAAGCCTTGAGGGTAAAAAGCTTGCTTCGTTTACTAGGATATCATCAACGGTGCAG ACTGCAATGGAGGATGCTCTTGTTCGTATTCTAACACCACGGCGTTCTATTGACATTCTGAGAGATGTTCATGTTGCTAAGGAACAGCGCAAACCATATGTTGTGGTTTTTGTGGGAGTTAATGGAGTTGGAAAGTCTACTAATCTGGCCAAG GTGGCTTACTGGCTTCAGCAGCATGACATAAATGTCATGATGGCTGCATGTGATACATTTCGTTCAGGAGCAGTAGAGCAACTGCGTACTCATGCTCGTAGGCTCCAG ATCCCTATTTTTGAAAAGGGTTATGAGAAAGATCCTGCAATTGTTGCTAAGGAAGCAATTCAGGAGGCCACCCGCAATGGATCAGATGTTGTTCTTGTTGACACAGCTGGTCGAATGCAG GACAATGAACCATTGATGCGTGCACTATCCAAGCTTATATACGTCAACAGTCCAGATCTGGTACTTTTTGTTGGGGAAGCATTGGTCGGTAATGACGCCGTGGATCAACTGTCAAAGTTCAACCAG AAACTAGCCGACCTTTCACCCTCTCCGAGCCCTAGATTGATTGATGGGATCTTGTTAACCAAGTTTGATACTATTGATGATAAG GTTGGAGCTGCACTTTCGATGGTTTACATATCTGGATCACCTGTGATGTTTGTCGGCTGTGGGCAATCTTACACGGACCTGAAGAAGCTGAACGTCAAGTCAATTGTGAAGACTCTGCTTAAATGA
- the LOC122581902 gene encoding thioredoxin-like fold domain-containing protein MRL7, chloroplastic, which translates to MALNPYFHFHHLPQLSTQTNTIHYPVSISTFISNFNHTPHLQIPLALSKDSDSVYEENKKPEKTHKPKPKLHTETPQSSKLDDQKPFPTTIPKKPRRGRRSEASAVEDFMRNSLEETFAAIREQNNEVFSGDESVFKEKIDDGFDEDEDDEKKKGMVVEEDDPNWPLDAEVGWGIRASEYFEKHPIKNVIGEDGVEIDWEGELDDNLVKEINCLEWESFAFHPSPLIVLVFERYNRASENWRALKELEKAAKVYWNAKDRLPPRTVKLDMNIETDLAYALKIRECPQLLFLRGNRIIYREPQIRTADELVQMIAHFYYKARKPSWMKDAKLYT; encoded by the exons ATGGCCTTAAACCCTTATTTCCATTTCCACCATCTCCCTCAATTATCCACacaaacaaatacaattcattaccctgtatctatatctacattTATCTCAAACTTCAATCACACCCCACATCTTCAAATCCCACTTGCACTTTCCAAAGATTCTGATTCAGTATATGAAGAGAAcaaaaaacccgaaaaaaccCACAAACCAAAACCTAAATTACACACTGAAACACCACAAAGTTCCAAACTTGATGACCAAAAACCATTTCCTACAACAATCCCAAAAAAACccagaagaggaagaagaagtgaAGCATCTGCAGTTGAAGATTTTATGAGGAATTCGTTGGAAGAAACGTTTGCGGCGATTCGCGAGCAAAATAACGAGGTTTTTAGTGGTGATGAGAGTGTTTTTAAGGAAAAGATTGATGATGGTTTtgatgaggatgaggatgatgaGAAGAAAAAGGGGATGGTGGTGGAAGAAGACGATCCAAATTGGCCGTTGGATGCGGAAGTTGGGTGGGGAATTCGGGCTTCAGAGTATTTTGAAAAGCACCCAATTAAGAATGTGATTGGGGAAGATGGGGTTGAGATTGATTGGGAAGGTGAGTTGGATGATAATCTGGTTAAGGAGATTAATTGTTTGGAATGGGAGAGTTTTGCTTTTCATCCTAGTCCGTTGATCGTGCTCGTTTTTGAACGTTACAATCG GGCAAGCGAAAATTGGAGGGCCTTAAAGGAGTTAGAGAAGGCTGCCAAGGTGTACTGGAATGCAAAAGATCGGCTGCCACCTCGG ACGGTGAAGCTTGATATGAACATTGAGACAGACCTTGCATATGCACTCAAGATTAGGGAATGTCCACAACTCTTGTTTTTACGAGGAAACAGAATCATTTATAGGGAACCAC AGATTCGAACAGCAGATGAGTTGGTGCAGATGATAGCACATTTTTACTACAAAGCTAGAAAACCGTCATGGATGAAAGATGCAAAATTGTATACATGA